The Constrictibacter sp. MBR-5 genomic interval TCACCGCCGCGTCGATCGCCTCGCCGTGCTCGATCAGCGCGATCTGGTAGGCGACCTGGAAGACCCGGCCGGATTCCGGCAGCATCTCCGACAGGACGAGCCGACGGCGGTGGCGGTCGTACAGCCGCAGGGTCTGCGGCAGCAGGTCCACGGGCATGATTGTCACGCCGATGCCCAGCGCATCGAGCAGGTAGCCGCGCAGCCCGTGCAGCAGGTCGTCGCGCGACAGCTTCGCCCGCACGTGCAGGTCCTCCGCACGCGCCTCCAGGTCGGGGAAGTGGTTGTTGCGCAGGCGCAGGAAGTCGCGCACCTCCTCCATCGGATCGCGGAGTTCGGGTGCGTCGCCGCCCTCCCCCCGACTGGTCATGCGCTCGGCCAGATCGGCGCCGCGGGTCAGCGATTCGCGATAAGCCTGGTACAGCGCCAGGATCGCCCGGCTAACTTCCGGGCCGGCGGCGGCCACGTCCTTCAGTTCCTGCTGGGCGATCTCGCGACCGCGCAGCAGCGGGTCGCTAAAGACCTCGCTGAGGTCGGCGAACGCCTCCGCTTCCTCGCCACCCGCGAAATCGCGCAGGTTCACGTCGTAGACCTCGGCGAGGCGGATCAGCAGCTGCGCCGTCACCGGCCGCTGGTTGCGCTCGATCAGGTTCAGATAGCTGGTGGAGATGCCCAACTCCTCGGCCATGCGCACCTGTGTGAGCGCGCGCTCGCGCCGCAGCCGCCGCACCCGCGGCCCGCAGAACAGCTTCTGGTCCTTCATCGCCGTCGCCATCACACACCAATTTTACAAAACGACATTTGTAAA includes:
- a CDS encoding short-chain fatty acyl-CoA regulator family protein; this translates as MKDQKLFCGPRVRRLRRERALTQVRMAEELGISTSYLNLIERNQRPVTAQLLIRLAEVYDVNLRDFAGGEEAEAFADLSEVFSDPLLRGREIAQQELKDVAAAGPEVSRAILALYQAYRESLTRGADLAERMTSRGEGGDAPELRDPMEEVRDFLRLRNNHFPDLEARAEDLHVRAKLSRDDLLHGLRGYLLDALGIGVTIMPVDLLPQTLRLYDRHRRRLVLSEMLPESGRVFQVAYQIALIEHGEAIDAAVKESGIEGGTARRLCRAHLASYFAGAVMMPYERFLQAAETLRYDVEVLSRRFGASYEQVCHRLTTLHRPGARGVPFFMVRLDAAGNVTKRFSSGGFRFARLGGSCPRWDIHRAFQTPGRILSQMVEMPDGSRYVTFVRTVSRAGLGNSGDHHPFAVALGFEAAYAQRVVYADGFDPTKDSQVTPIGLGCRLCERADCTARAFPPLTRPLIVDEHRRELAPFMFLTD